From the genome of Vanessa tameamea isolate UH-Manoa-2023 chromosome 16, ilVanTame1 primary haplotype, whole genome shotgun sequence, one region includes:
- the LOC113394017 gene encoding splicing factor 3B subunit 3 isoform X2, whose translation MYLYNLTLQGSTAITHAVHGNFSGTKQQEIIISRGKTLELLRPDPNTGKVHTLMKVEIFGVVRSMMAFRLTGGTKDYIVVGSDSGRIVILEYIPAKNILEKVHQETFGKSGCRRIVPGQYLAIDPKGRAVMIGAIEKQKLVYILNRDAEARLTISSPLEAHKSNTLVYHMVGVDVGFENPMFACLEIDYEEADSDPSGEAAQKTQQTLTFYELDLGLNHVVRKYSEPLEEHANFLITVPGGNDGPSGVLICSENYLTYKNLGDQHDIRCPIPRRRNDLDDPERGMIFVCSATHKTKSMFFFLAQTEQGDIFKITIETDEDMVTEIKLKYFDTVPVATAMCVLKTGFLFVACEFGNHYLYQIAHLGDEDDEPEFSSAMPLEEGDTFFFAPRPLRNLVLVDELDSLSPILACHVADLTGEDTPQVYLACGRGPRSSLRALRHGLEVAEMAVSELPGSPNAVWTVRRHKDESANGR comes from the exons ATGTATTTGTATAACCTTACACTGCAAGGCTCTACGGCCATTACGCATGCCGTGCATGGTAATTTTTCTGGCACCAAGCAGCAGGAAATAATTATATCGCGAGGGAAAACGCTGGAGTTACTACGTCCTGACCCTAACACTGGAAAAGTCCACACGCTCATGAAAGTAGAAATATTCGGCGTTGTCCGATCGATGATGGCGTTCCGTTTAACCGGTGGCACTAAAG ATTACATTGTTGTGGGGTCAGATTCGGGACGAATCGTCATATTAGAATATATACCAGCGAAAAATATACTTGAGAAGGTGCATCAGGAGACTTTCGGAAAGTCTGGCTGCAGAAGAATAGTACCAGGACAGTATCTGGCTATTGATCCGAAAGGACGAGCTGTGATGATCG gtGCAATTGAAAAGCAGAAGCTGGTGTACATTCTCAATAGAGATGCTGAAGCGAGATTAACAATTTCTTCTCCTTTGGAAGCTCACAAATCAAATACATTAGTTTATCACATGGTGGGAGTTGATGTTGGATTTGAAAATCCTATGTTTGCCTGCTTAGAAATTGATTACGAAGAAGCAGACTCGGACCCTTCAG GTGAAGCAGCTCAAAAAACACAACAAACTTTAACATTCTACGAATTAGATTTGGGACTGAATCATGTTGTAAGAAAATATTCCGAACCCTTAGAAGAACATGCTAATTTCCTCATAACAGTACCAGGTGGTAATGATGGCCCATCAGGTGTACTTATCTGCTCagaaaactatttgacatataAGAATTTAGGTGACCAGCATGACATAAGGTGCCCTATTCCAAGACGTCGTAATGACTTGGATGACCCAGAGAGAGGAATGATTTTTGTATGTTCAGCCACACACAAAACAAAATCCATGTTCTTTTTCTTGGCTCAAACTGAACAGGGAGACATATTCAAAATTACCATTGAGACTGATGAAGACATGGTAACCGAgataaaactgaaatattttgatacagTCCCTGTAGCAACAGCTATGTGTGTTTTGAAGACTGGATTTTTATTTGTGGCCTGTGAATTTGGCAACCA CTACTTATATCAAATTGCCCACTTGGGTGATGAAGATGATGAACCAGAATTCAGTTCAGCCATGCCGCTTGAAGAGGGCGATACATTCTTCTTTGCTCCACGACCTCTAAGAAATTTAGTTCTTGTTGATGAGCTAGATTCACTTTCCCCAATATTGG cttgcCATGTGGCTGATTTGACAGGTGAAGACACACCCCAAGTTTATTTAGCTTGTGGTAGAGGACCCCGATCATCTCTGAGGGCTTTGAGACATGGTTTAGAAGTAGCAGAAATGGCAGTTTCAGAACTGCCTGGATCCCCTAATGCAGTATGGACTGTACGCCGCCATAAAGACG AATCTGCTAACGGGCGAtga
- the LOC113394017 gene encoding splicing factor 3B subunit 3 isoform X1 yields the protein MYLYNLTLQGSTAITHAVHGNFSGTKQQEIIISRGKTLELLRPDPNTGKVHTLMKVEIFGVVRSMMAFRLTGGTKDYIVVGSDSGRIVILEYIPAKNILEKVHQETFGKSGCRRIVPGQYLAIDPKGRAVMIGAIEKQKLVYILNRDAEARLTISSPLEAHKSNTLVYHMVGVDVGFENPMFACLEIDYEEADSDPSGEAAQKTQQTLTFYELDLGLNHVVRKYSEPLEEHANFLITVPGGNDGPSGVLICSENYLTYKNLGDQHDIRCPIPRRRNDLDDPERGMIFVCSATHKTKSMFFFLAQTEQGDIFKITIETDEDMVTEIKLKYFDTVPVATAMCVLKTGFLFVACEFGNHYLYQIAHLGDEDDEPEFSSAMPLEEGDTFFFAPRPLRNLVLVDELDSLSPILACHVADLTGEDTPQVYLACGRGPRSSLRALRHGLEVAEMAVSELPGSPNAVWTVRRHKDDEFDSYIIVSFVNATLVLSIGETVEEVTDSGFLGTTPTLSCHALGSDALVQVYPDGIRHIRADKRVNEWKAPGKKSIVKCAVNQRQVVIALTGGELVYFEMDPTGQLNEYTERKKLSCDVSCMALGSVATGEQRAWFLAVGLIDNTVRIISLDPADCLAPRSMQALPASPESLCIVDQPFESGAKSALHLNIGLSNGVLLRTTLDSVSGDLADTRTRYLGSRPVKLFKVRVQSAEAVLAVSSRTWLGYQYQNRFHLTPLSYECLEYAAGFSSEQCTEGIVAISSNTLRILALEKLGAVFNQTYQPLEYTPRKFIINSDNNQIIILETDHNSYTEEMKKQRRVQMAQEMREAAAGGGPEEQQLANEMADAFLSDVLPENVFSSPKAGAGMWASQIRVVDMSVSGAQPSTVLKLPLEQNEAAVSLCALRWAVHAEHAALHLVVGVAKDLLLSPRSCTEGSLHVYKVYNTGKLELVHKTPIDEYPGALAAFNGKLLAGVGRMLRLYDIGRRKLLRKCENRHIPNLIADIKTVRQRIFVSDVQESIFCVKYKKRENQLIIFADDTNPRWITNTCILDYDTVAMSDKFGNIAVMRLPQSITDDVDEDPTGNKALWDRGLLNGASQKGDIVVNFHVGETVTSLQRATLIPGGSEALLYATVSGSLGVFLPFTSREDHDFFQHLEMHMRSENSPLCGRDHLSYRSYYYPVKNVIDGDMCEQFNSLDPAKQKAIAGDLERTPAEVSKKLEDIRTRYAF from the exons ATGTATTTGTATAACCTTACACTGCAAGGCTCTACGGCCATTACGCATGCCGTGCATGGTAATTTTTCTGGCACCAAGCAGCAGGAAATAATTATATCGCGAGGGAAAACGCTGGAGTTACTACGTCCTGACCCTAACACTGGAAAAGTCCACACGCTCATGAAAGTAGAAATATTCGGCGTTGTCCGATCGATGATGGCGTTCCGTTTAACCGGTGGCACTAAAG ATTACATTGTTGTGGGGTCAGATTCGGGACGAATCGTCATATTAGAATATATACCAGCGAAAAATATACTTGAGAAGGTGCATCAGGAGACTTTCGGAAAGTCTGGCTGCAGAAGAATAGTACCAGGACAGTATCTGGCTATTGATCCGAAAGGACGAGCTGTGATGATCG gtGCAATTGAAAAGCAGAAGCTGGTGTACATTCTCAATAGAGATGCTGAAGCGAGATTAACAATTTCTTCTCCTTTGGAAGCTCACAAATCAAATACATTAGTTTATCACATGGTGGGAGTTGATGTTGGATTTGAAAATCCTATGTTTGCCTGCTTAGAAATTGATTACGAAGAAGCAGACTCGGACCCTTCAG GTGAAGCAGCTCAAAAAACACAACAAACTTTAACATTCTACGAATTAGATTTGGGACTGAATCATGTTGTAAGAAAATATTCCGAACCCTTAGAAGAACATGCTAATTTCCTCATAACAGTACCAGGTGGTAATGATGGCCCATCAGGTGTACTTATCTGCTCagaaaactatttgacatataAGAATTTAGGTGACCAGCATGACATAAGGTGCCCTATTCCAAGACGTCGTAATGACTTGGATGACCCAGAGAGAGGAATGATTTTTGTATGTTCAGCCACACACAAAACAAAATCCATGTTCTTTTTCTTGGCTCAAACTGAACAGGGAGACATATTCAAAATTACCATTGAGACTGATGAAGACATGGTAACCGAgataaaactgaaatattttgatacagTCCCTGTAGCAACAGCTATGTGTGTTTTGAAGACTGGATTTTTATTTGTGGCCTGTGAATTTGGCAACCA CTACTTATATCAAATTGCCCACTTGGGTGATGAAGATGATGAACCAGAATTCAGTTCAGCCATGCCGCTTGAAGAGGGCGATACATTCTTCTTTGCTCCACGACCTCTAAGAAATTTAGTTCTTGTTGATGAGCTAGATTCACTTTCCCCAATATTGG cttgcCATGTGGCTGATTTGACAGGTGAAGACACACCCCAAGTTTATTTAGCTTGTGGTAGAGGACCCCGATCATCTCTGAGGGCTTTGAGACATGGTTTAGAAGTAGCAGAAATGGCAGTTTCAGAACTGCCTGGATCCCCTAATGCAGTATGGACTGTACGCCGCCATAAAGACG ATGAGTTTGATTCATACATCATAGTATCATTCGTAAATGCTACACTTGTGCTCTCTATTGGGGAAACTGTTGAAGAAGTGACCGACTCGGGTTTTTTGGGAACTACACCTACGCTCAGCTGCCATGCTCTAGGAAGTGATGCTTTGGTACAAGTTTACCCAGATGGTATAAGACACATACGAGCCGACAAACGAGTCAATGAATGGAAAGCCCCTGGCAAAAAGTCAATTGTCAAGTGTGCTGTGAATCAGAGACAAGTTGTTATTGCTTTAACAGGCGGAGAATTAGTCTACTTTGAAATGGATCct ACAGGGCAATTGAATGAATATacagaaagaaaaaaattgtcatgtGATGTTTCTTGTATGGCATTGGGATCTGTGGCAACTGGAGAACAAAGAGCTTGGTTCTTAGCTGTTGGCCTTATTGATAACACTGTCAGAATAATATCATTAGATCCAGCT gATTGCTTAGCGCCTCGCTCAATGCAAGCTTTGCCAGCCAGTCCAGAGTCGTTATGTATTGTTGACCAACCATTTGAATCGGGTGCTAAATCTGCATTGCATTTGAATATAGGTCTAAGTAATGGAGTATTATTGAGAACAACCTTAGATTCTGTGAGTGGGGATTTAGCAGACACAAGaacaag GTACCTTGGATCTCGGCCTGTGAAATTATTCAAAGTCAGAGTACAATCTGCTGAAGCAGTACTAGCTGTGTCATCTAGAACATGGTTAGGGTACCAATATCAAAATCGTTTCCATCTCACACCACTGTCATATGAATGCCTAGAATATGCTGCAGGTTTCAGTTCTG AACAGTGTACTGAGGGTATTGTAGCAATCTCTTCAAACACCTTGAGAATTTTGGCCTTAGAAAAATTGGGTGCAGTATTCAATCAGACTTACCAACCCTTGGAATATACGCCGAGAAAGTTTATAATCAACTCTGACAATAATCAAATCATAATTTTAGAAACTGATCATAATTCATACACCGAAGAAATGAAGAAGCAGagaag agtTCAAATGGCACAAGAAATGCGCGAAGCCGCCGCCGGTGGTGGGCCGGAAGAGCAACAGCTAGCAAACGAAATGGCTGATGCCTTCCTTTCAGATGTTTTACCTGAAAATGTTTTCTCATCACCTAAAGCTGGAGCag GTATGTGGGCATCACAAATCCGCGTAGTTGACATGAGCGTGAGCGGCGCTCAGCCGAGTACGGTGCTGAAGCTGCCGCTGGAGCAGAACGAGGCGGCCGTGTCGCTGTGCGCGCTGCGCTGGGCCGTGCACGCCGAGCACGCCGCGCTGCATCTCGTAGTGGGCGTCGCCAAAGACCTCCTGCTCTCGCCGCGCTCCTGCACGGAGGGGAGTTTGCACGTGTACAAG gtatataaCACTGGTAAATTAGAACTCGTTCACAAAACGCCGATTGACGAATACCCTGGTGCGTTGGCAGCATTCAATGGCAAATTGTTAGCTGGTGTGGGTCGCATGTTGAGACTCTACGACATCGGTAGAAGAAAATTATTGCGCAAATGCGAAAACCGACACATACCAAATCTCATTGCCGATATTAAAACTGTCAGACAAAGAATATTTGTATCAGATGTGCAAGAGTCCATATTTTGCGTAAAGTACAAAAAAAGAGAGAACcaacttataatatttgcagATGATACAAATCCCAGATGGATTACGAATACCTGCATTCTAGACTACGACACAGTAGCCATGTCTGATAAATTTGGTAATATAGCTGTTATGAGATTACCCCAGTCTATAACAGATGATGTAGATGAAGATCCTACAGGAAATAAAGCATTATGGGATAGGG gtttacTCAATGGTGCTTCTCAAAAAGGAGATATTGTCGTCAATTTCCATGTAGGCGAAACTGTTACGTCCCTTCAGCGTGCAACTTTAATCCCTGGTGGCTCCGAAGCGCTGCTTTACGCTACTGTCAGTGGGTCACTAGGTGTATTTCTACCATTCACCTCGAGAGAAGACCATGACTTCTTCCAACATTTAGAAATGCATATGAGAAGCGAAAACTCGCCTCTGTGTGGTCGTGATCATCTGTCATATAGAAGTTATTATTACCCAGTTAAG aatgtGATCGATGGAGATATGTGCGAGCAGTTCAACTCGTTGGATCCTGCGAAGCAGAAAGCGATAGCGGGAGACCTAGAACGTACACCTGCTGAAGTGTCTAAAAAACTAGAAGACATTAGAACTAGATATgcgttttaa
- the LOC113394018 gene encoding DNA ligase 1 produces the protein MLTVGKPVSLVQQKKQQWAQEREEMSHLYLPWGSGERYTNRLQVRNQFASSLELHKHSSYEYQEPIQRQRSPSLPPIHNIELKKSLDESRRQKEVLNRNVSSAKRFAFYDEDGEGDTSGYGSETVNHMNIKNQCGTFHDIANNPVVAWHQEGKEKRKQPSSGRSGMTDGALSARSTSGIDEGRPRWGDRGVATGRLWEPTAPTARLPQMQNQKKGTPSWVERGLNMIDSTSEVLVVDQRSSTNSGLDYDRSSYNGSDEGRTFLRGQNVPIEPEIKAQRETKRVKALELQSAILNQLEEREKYRQEERERKLREERIEELRIQKQQEEDLLRLEDEKRKIKEKQLFEHRKLEALKKALEDAEKKAKQDKEKKFNCHRQLTNSIETLDSKESNLTEHYETEQPSPIKTCSPTKTNRTYNVQSSRNKESNSQQTTTFNSPRSLPASNLNLFIHNVPPLNLTDNQFNVVPIGMTNAAEIINNQSNNIQLAVLLPQNKNLYSMSLNSVNNLHELEDLEKVLTPSKYRTHRTKDAYTQTDINTTSQVCEKIEKDDVIRYVDKNYSKIDENAPQDCHRNTKKDRRLRSEERFKKDIESRPKWGANKPVAQYKKQSEKDPFYTQKRKIRQKYRPQIRQYVSQSSEDSRSPSPPTRSEKTLENIKQRNSLSQSYWRSKRSSQDFTTVTCDTVNNVVPEFTSLAQITADVKIESKKSPKLSPSKRLTLSQKFINDKYGSKKMWTEDSEQNSKYNFNDLDNTKKNCERLGFLKKVINEKDDRQDHNLEYETFPLKTQNVKF, from the exons ATGCTGACAGTGGGCAAGCCCGTATCTCTAGTACAGCAAAAGAAGCAGCAGTGGGCCCAGGAAAGAG AAGAGATGTCACATCTTTATCTTCCCTGGGGATCCGGAGAACGGTATACCAATCGTTTGCAAGTACGAAATCAGTTTGCCAGTTCTCTCGAACTTCACAAACATTCTTCATACGAATATCAGGAGCCAATTCAACGCCAAAGAAGTCCAAGTCTGCCACCAATACATAATATCGAATTGAAAAAATCGTTAGATGAAAGTAGAAGACAGAAAGAAGTTTTAAATAGAAACGTTTCTAGTGCAAAGAGATTCGCGTTCTATGATGAAGATGGGGAAGGAGATACCTCGGGCTATGGCAGTGAAACAGTCAACCATATGAACATCAAAAATCAGTGCGGAACTTTTCATGATATTGCCAATAACCCTGTCGTAGCATGGCATCAAGAAGGAAAAGAAAAAAG AAAGCAACCTTCAAGCGGGCGGTCGGGTATGACAGACGGCGCTCTATCTGCGCGGAGCACGTCCGGTATAGACGAGGGTCGTCCCCGATGGGGAGACAGGGGAGTCGCCACGGGTCGGCTCTGGGAGCCCACTGCCCCCACTGCTAGATTACCTCAG ATGCAAAACCAAAAAAAAGGAACTCCGTCGTGGGTAGAGCGTGGACTTAATATGATAGATAGTACATCTGAAGTGTTAGTCGTTGACCAAAGAAGCTCTACGAATTCGGGATTGGATTATGACCGATCATCATACAATGGTAGTGATGAGGGCAG gaCCTTTTTAAGAGGACAAAATGTACCGATTGAACCAGAAATTAAAGCTCAAAGGGAAACTAAACGGGTTAAAGCTTTAGAACTACAGTCGGCTATATTAAACCAATTAGAAGAGCGAGAAAAATATCGTCAAGAAGAAAGAGAAAGAAAACTTAGAGAGGAACGTATAGAAGAACTAAGAATACAGAAACAACAAGAAGAAGATCTGTTACGGTTGGAagatgaaaaaagaaaaataaaagagaaacAACTATTTGAACATCGTAAATTGGAAGCTTTAAAAAAGGCATTAGAAGATGcagaaaaaaaagcaaaacaagataaagaaaaaaaatttaactgtcACCGTCAACTTACAAATTCTATTGAAACGCTCGATTCCAAAGAATCAAATTTAACTGAACATTATGAAACGGAACAACCTAGTCCAATCAAAACTTGTAGCCCTACCAAAACAAACAGAACTTACAATGTACAATCATCTCGAAATAAAGAAAGTAACTCCCAACAGACTACAACTTTTAACTCACCTCGGTCTTTACCAGCTAGtaacttgaatttatttatacacaatgTGCCACCGCTTAACTTAACAGATAATCAATTCAATGTTGTGCCAATTGGAATGACAAATGCtgctgaaataattaataaccaGTCAAACAATATACAACTTGCAGTTTTACTGccgcaaaataaaaatttatatagtatGTCGTTAAATTCAGTCAATAATTTGCACGAGTTAGAagatttggaaaaagtgcttaCGCCTAGCAAATATCGTACACACAGGACCAAAGATGCTTATACTCAAACTGATATTAATACTACATCGCAAGTATGcgaaaaaatagaaaaagatgATGTCATACGATACGTTGataaaaattattctaaaatagaTGAAAATGCTCCCCAAGATTGTCACCGTAATACTAAAAAAGATCGTCGTTTAAGATCGGAAGAAAGGTTCAAAAAAGACATCGAAAGTCGGCCCAAATGGGGTGCAAATAAGCCTGTAGCTCAATATAAAAAGCAAAGCGAAAAAGATCCTTTTTATAcccaaaaaagaaaaatacgtCAAAAATACCGACCACAAATAAGACAGTATGTGTCGCAATCTAGTGAAGATAGTCGATCTCCAAGTCCTCCTACAAGGAGCGAAAAAACTTTGGAAAATATCAAACAACGAAACTCATTGAGTCAGTCGTATTGGAGAAGTAAAAGATCTAGTCAAGATTTTACGACAGTTACATGTGATACTGTAAATAATGTAGTACCAGAATTTACATCTCTTGCACAAATAACTGCCGATGTAAAAATTGAATCAAAAAAGTCTCCAAAACTGTCCCCATCAAAAAGACTTACATTAtctcaaaaatttataaacgatAAATATGGTAGTAAAAAAATGTGGACCGAGGACAGTGAGCAAAATTCTAagtacaattttaatgatttagataacacaaaaaaaaattgtgaaaggttaggttttttaaaaaaagttatcaatGAGAAAGATGATCGCCAAGATCACAATTTAGAATACGAAACTTTTccattaaaaacacaaaacgtgaaattttaa
- the LOC113394020 gene encoding uncharacterized protein LOC113394020, with product MSKLDDLFDKKKDEAPMLDLSKVVINNAEEYREVLDKVPDFKTRPEKVKLEDIKIKDKPEDHKTKTPKKEIKAYEKLGTRGYEEKQFTFMDPIPVEMQGLKFDELCAVPIEWRMLTSIRPKSKLDEEYFNRLIELGKSELRTKARDKREYAKNNMIRKTKTRSGVTETRIVSCSECGEEYCNGKMCTITNYDMFARLKLEVETKTNRAQAPTAQLSKMRRMRRRVRRKPRSKSAAPAYNKPGATKLGARSDTEI from the exons atgtcgAAGCTCGATgacttatttgataaaaaaaaagatgaagcGCCTATGCTAGACTTATCTAAAGTGGTCATAAATAATGCTGAGGAATACCGTGAAGTTTTGGACAAAGTGCCAGATTTCAAAACGAGGCCGGAAAAG gttaagcttgaagatattaaaattaaagataaaccaGAAGATCACAAAACAAAGACTcctaaaaaggaaataaaagcTTATGAAAAACTAGGTACGCGTGGCTATGAAGAAAAGCAATTTACGTTTATGGATCCGATACCAGTGGAAATGCAAGGATTAAAATTCGATGAACTTTGCGCAGTACCTATTGAATGGCGAATGTTGACGTCCATTAGACCGAAATCGAAACTGGATGAAGAGTATTTTAATAG ATTAATAGAACTCGGCAAATCCGAATTAAGAACAAAAGCAAGAGATAAGAGGGAATATGCTAAAAACAACATGATTAGAAAAACTAAGACTCGTTCGGGTGTAACTGAAACACGCATCGTGTCATGCTCTGAGTGCGGCGAAGAGTACTGCAATG GTAAAATGTGTACCATAACAAACTACGACATGTTCGCAAGGCTAAAGTTAGAAGTAGAGACGAAAACCAATCGTGCGCAGGCGCCAACCGCGCAATTGAGCAAGATGCGTCGCATGCGTCGTCGCGTGCGGCGCAAGCCGCGCAGCAAGAGTGCCGCGCCCGCTTACAACAAACCAGGAGCCACTAAGCTTGGCGCTAGAAGTGACACTGAAATTTAA
- the LOC113393909 gene encoding ABC transporter F family member 4-like, translated as MELLRQVSNTQLLFPAAAVAVVLVCAALVFIFGFHTAEQPQFDKLPLIVDDRKSSNKKRKTKEKKSSPNRTSNEDAKSKTESTKKSPAKEKKEDKVKEVEKPKPKEKTETKVVKPAADIKKAKKGKAVSDAEKPADFDEGVWEEVPKKSDKKVSKVSKVKPDDKDKKESPSKKNKKKTKEADVEAAQPAEEPEQPSGTIKVLSAEGPYVDEDAAKALQAQVEELQRVLKEAERRDQIQLGSVEEDDVPENELTEVKDLRSNKKKENKEKQIKKKANEATAVAKNIKPEENENLESSEKQEDKPAGPVFDELGDTWTDAKVAKKSKKKPRKDQ; from the exons atggaATTATTACGGCAGGTATCCAATACGCAGCTTCTGTTTCCTGCGGCAGCTGTAGCGGTTGTTTTAGTATGCGCTGCGCTTGTATTTATATTCGGGTTCCACACGGCGGAACAGCCGCAATTCGATAAGCTACCTTTAATTGTCGATGACAGGAAATCTTCAAACAAGAAAAGGAAAACGAAAGAGAAG aagtcTTCTCCAAACCGTACTTCAAATGAAGATGCGAAATCAAAAACAGAAAGTACTAAAAAATCACCAGCAAAGGAGAAAAAAGAGGATAAGGTGAAAGAAGTTGAAAAGCCCAAGCCTAAGGAAAAGACTGAAACTAAGGTTGTAAAGCCTGCAGCTGATATCAAGAAGGCTAAGAAAGGTAAAGCTGTCTCTGATGCAGAGAAACCTGCAGATTTTGATGAGGGTGTTTGGGAAGAAGTCCCAAAGAAGAGTGATAAGAAAGTAAGTAAAGTGAGTAAAGTAAAGCCAGATGATAAGGACAAGAAAGAGAGTCCCTCTAAGAAGAATAAGAAGAAGACTAAGGAAGCAGATGTTGAAGCTGCTCAGCCAGCCGAGGAACCTGAACAACCATCAGGTACCATTAAAGTACTGAGTGCTGAGGGCCCATATGTTGATGAAGATGCAGCCAAAGCTTTGCAGGCTCAAGTAGAAGAATTACAAAGAGTCCTTAAAGAg GCTGAACGCCGTGACCAAATTCAACTTGGGTCTGTTGAGGAAGATGATGTGCCAGAAAATGAATTAACCGAAGTGAAAGATCTCAGAAGCAACaagaaaaaggaaaataaagaaaaacaaatcaaGAAAAAGGCTAATGAG GCTACTGCAGTAGCTAAAAACATCAAACCTGAGGAAAATGAAAATTTGGAATCTTCTGAAAAGCAAGAAGATAAACCTGCAGGTCCAGTGTTTGATGAGCTTGGAG ATACTTGGACAGATGCAAAAGTGGCTAAAAAGAGCAAAAAGAAACCTCGCAAAGACCAGTGA
- the LOC113393911 gene encoding uncharacterized protein C7orf50 homolog, translating to MGGKKKRNKTMQNITENTEVENVNEQSTENHDVISGSQQENQEDTEILDKKVNKRPHADDGSDSDSEKPKKAKKKKKKPPVAAEETSNKKGKKSIRQLKKEKYAQRQADAQAVAKDQLKSQCLNYLSQWKHDKQNWKFMKAKQVWLYKNKFSTQLVPEANWPVFLEYFESATGNIKKMLLDDAHKIIKQMDEWTESHQNEDAEDKEEETTSVTKPDENIYNRARSLIQCLQE from the coding sequence ATGGGAGGCAAAAAGAAACGGAACAAGACCATGCAAAATATAACTGAAAATACAGAAGTCGAAAATGTTAATGAACAAAGTACTGAAAATCATGATGTCATTAGTGGATCACAACAAGAAAACCAAGAAGATACTGAGATCTTAGACAAGAAAGTAAACAAGAGACCTCATGCAGATGATGGTTCAGACTCAGATTCGGAAAAGCCTAAAAaagcaaaaaagaaaaagaagaaacCACCTGTGGCTGCAGAggaaacatcaaataaaaaaggtaagAAGTCAATACGTCAGttgaaaaaggaaaaatatgCTCAGCGACAAGCCGATGCACAAGCAGTTGCTAAAGATCAATTGAAATCTCAATGTCTCAACTACCTATCACAGTGGAAACATGACAAACAAAATTGGAAATTTATGAAAGCTAAACAAGTGtggctatataaaaataaattttctacaCAACTTGTACCAGAAGCAAACTGGCCAGTCTTCTTAGAATATTTTGAATCAGCAACAGGAAACATTAAGAAGATGCTGCTTGATGATGctcacaaaattataaaacaaatggatGAGTGGACTGAATCACATCAAAATGAAGATGCTGAAGATAAAGAAGAAGAAACCACATCAGTAACTAAACCTGacgaaaacatttataatagagCTCGGAGTTTAATACAATGTCTACAAGAATAA
- the LOC113393912 gene encoding thioredoxin, mitochondrial, whose translation MFGRSATALLVRNPYFNKPSLILRNISVTPVNNDIIKIQSTDDFKDKVINSKVPVVVDFFATWCNPCRLLTPRLESIISENKGKVLLAKVDIDEQTDLALDYEVSSVPVLVAIKNGKVQQRLVGLQDTDKLRKWIEQLSSEESEVKIKA comes from the exons atgtttggtCGAAGCGCAACTGCCTTATTAGTGAGAAatccttattttaataaaccctctttaattttaagaaatatctcCGTGACGCCGGTGAACaatgacattataaaaattcaaagcaCCGATGACTTTAAGGATAAAGTTATCAATAGTAAAGTACCTGTTGTTGTTGATTTTTTTGCAAC GTGGTGCAATCCATGCCGGCTTCTTACACCAAGGCTTGAATCAattatttctgaaaataaagGTAAAGTGCTCCTAGCCAAAGTAGATATTGATGAGCAAACAGATTTAGCTCTCGATTATGAAGTCAGCTCAGTACCAGTTCTGGTAGCAATAAAAAATGGGAAAGTGCAACAGAGATTGGTGGGCTTGCAAGATACGGATAAATTACGGAAATGGATTGAGCAGTTATCGTCTGAGGAGTCAGAAGTGAAAATTAAAGCCTAA